A single genomic interval of Zobellia nedashkovskayae harbors:
- a CDS encoding aldose epimerase family protein: protein MKQVTIQSENIILIVLDYGAVIQKLLIKGTDGNYTNVVVGFNYPSAYENDKKCLGACVGRYAGRISKGGFVLDQQTYPLHNVNGVHLHGGKKGFAQKTWKFEEVNHGPEPFIKLSYVSQHLEEGYPGNLKVTVTYKIQDNALVIEHKAETDRTTVLNLTNHTYFKLDYGDGITDYLLQMNCTHFTESDKDQLPTGNFVSVKGTPYNFLEERPIGNTPLDVPFAIHPKTNLAARVKSKRSGITMTVQTNQPALVVYTPPEFPGICFETQNFPDAPNQTNFPSSVLKPGEEYSNISKYHFSVT from the coding sequence GTTACAATACAATCCGAAAACATTATCCTAATCGTCCTAGATTACGGTGCTGTAATTCAAAAATTATTAATTAAGGGAACGGACGGAAACTATACCAATGTAGTTGTTGGCTTCAACTACCCTAGTGCTTATGAGAACGATAAAAAGTGCTTAGGAGCCTGTGTGGGAAGATACGCCGGGCGAATTTCTAAAGGCGGTTTTGTTTTAGACCAGCAAACCTATCCTTTGCATAACGTAAACGGTGTTCATTTACATGGTGGAAAAAAAGGTTTTGCTCAAAAAACCTGGAAATTTGAAGAAGTCAACCACGGCCCAGAACCTTTTATAAAATTATCTTATGTAAGCCAACATTTAGAAGAAGGATATCCTGGCAACTTAAAAGTAACCGTAACCTACAAAATACAAGACAATGCCTTGGTTATTGAGCATAAGGCGGAAACTGATCGCACAACAGTCTTGAATCTAACCAATCATACTTATTTTAAATTAGACTACGGAGATGGCATAACAGATTACCTATTGCAAATGAACTGTACACATTTTACAGAAAGCGACAAGGACCAATTACCTACTGGAAATTTTGTGTCAGTGAAAGGGACTCCTTATAATTTTCTAGAAGAAAGACCTATTGGAAACACCCCGTTAGATGTACCGTTCGCTATTCATCCCAAAACCAATTTGGCGGCCCGTGTTAAATCTAAAAGGTCAGGTATTACCATGACCGTGCAAACCAACCAACCTGCCCTTGTTGTTTATACACCTCCAGAATTCCCTGGTATTTGTTTTGAAACACAAAATTTTCCCGATGCTCCCAATCAAACAAACTTTCCTAGTTCGGTTTTGAAACCTGGTGAAGAATATAGTAATATATCTAAATATCACTTTTCGGTTACATAG
- the meaB gene encoding methylmalonyl Co-A mutase-associated GTPase MeaB, which produces MEKNKNTYPKGISEIQKKRKNTIDPIKLVEALCKGDKTALGRAITLVESNNKKHIEEANEVVTQCLKRSTKSIRIGITGVPGVGKSTFIETFGQLLTSQGNNVAVLTVDPTSSQSRGSILGDKTRMEVLAKDPNAFIRPSPSGLSLGGVTRKTRESIILCEAAGFSIILIETVGVGQNETTVHGMVDFFLLLKLAGAGDELQGIKRGIIEMADGIVINKADGDNLAKAKIAKMDFEGALQLFPPKENGWRPKVSYCSSIENTGIVEIWNIISGYIDKSKETDYFNEKRKQQNKNWLFEAIEQRLKSDFFSDSKISKEIDSYVEQVISKEISPFYAADQLITIFKTRS; this is translated from the coding sequence TTGGAAAAAAATAAAAATACATATCCAAAAGGAATTTCTGAAATTCAGAAAAAAAGAAAAAACACCATTGACCCCATTAAATTGGTTGAAGCTTTATGCAAAGGAGATAAAACCGCTCTTGGTAGAGCTATTACGCTAGTTGAGAGTAATAATAAAAAACATATTGAGGAGGCCAACGAGGTCGTTACCCAGTGTTTAAAACGGTCAACTAAAAGCATTCGTATTGGTATAACCGGGGTACCGGGCGTTGGCAAAAGTACTTTTATAGAAACGTTTGGCCAACTGTTAACGTCACAAGGAAATAACGTGGCTGTACTTACAGTAGACCCAACAAGTAGCCAAAGTAGGGGCAGTATATTAGGAGACAAGACTAGAATGGAAGTTTTAGCAAAAGACCCTAATGCTTTTATACGCCCATCTCCTTCTGGTTTATCGTTAGGCGGCGTAACGCGTAAAACAAGAGAATCAATTATTTTATGTGAAGCAGCAGGCTTTTCTATTATTTTGATAGAAACAGTAGGGGTCGGTCAAAATGAAACTACTGTTCATGGCATGGTAGACTTTTTTCTACTCTTAAAATTGGCAGGTGCAGGCGATGAGCTACAGGGCATAAAAAGAGGTATTATTGAAATGGCTGATGGTATTGTCATTAACAAGGCTGATGGAGATAACCTGGCCAAAGCAAAAATTGCCAAAATGGATTTTGAAGGGGCTTTACAGTTATTCCCGCCAAAAGAAAATGGTTGGAGACCAAAAGTGTCTTACTGCTCTTCTATAGAGAATACAGGCATTGTAGAAATTTGGAATATTATTAGCGGTTATATTGATAAAAGTAAAGAAACCGACTATTTTAATGAAAAGCGAAAACAACAAAATAAGAACTGGCTGTTTGAAGCTATTGAGCAAAGACTTAAGTCGGATTTTTTTAGCGACTCCAAAATATCAAAAGAAATAGACAGTTATGTTGAACAGGTAATTTCCAAAGAAATCTCACCTTTTTATGCCGCAGACCAATTGATAACAATTTTTAAAACCCGCTCTTAA
- a CDS encoding DUF2911 domain-containing protein, which produces MKTQTKKNSPEKTVAYVKNGMDLSVTYSSPSKKDRIIFGELVPYDVVWRTGANEPTTFSTTSDIKIAGENLPTGTYSLWTRPSRQSWSVIFNKNIPDWGVSILSGGKETNRVPKEDVVEIEIPTEQTAETIENFTIDFDMQNQLYMLISWDRTLVKVPISK; this is translated from the coding sequence ATGAAAACGCAAACAAAAAAAAATAGCCCTGAGAAAACAGTGGCATATGTAAAAAATGGAATGGACCTGTCAGTAACCTATTCCAGTCCATCAAAAAAAGATAGAATAATATTTGGTGAACTTGTGCCTTACGATGTCGTTTGGCGTACAGGAGCAAACGAACCTACAACCTTTTCTACAACTAGTGATATAAAAATAGCCGGTGAGAATCTTCCTACAGGAACCTATTCATTATGGACTAGACCAAGCCGCCAAAGTTGGTCTGTAATATTTAATAAAAACATACCGGACTGGGGTGTAAGTATTCTGAGCGGAGGAAAAGAAACCAACCGAGTTCCTAAAGAAGATGTGGTTGAAATTGAAATACCTACAGAGCAAACCGCAGAAACGATAGAAAATTTCACCATAGATTTTGACATGCAAAATCAACTTTACATGCTTATTTCTTGGGACAGAACGCTAGTTAAAGTACCTATTAGCAAATAA
- a CDS encoding organic hydroperoxide resistance protein has product MKTIFKTEATNTGGRAGHVKSDDGAVDLDIKMPGVNGKTDGKSTNPEQLFAAAYSTCFAGALQAVSKDLGVDDLGDFSVTAIIGFNKDEDGFFIDATLDCLLPTVDKKKGEELINAAHEICPYSKATRDNITVELNLMVEA; this is encoded by the coding sequence ATGAAAACTATTTTTAAAACGGAAGCAACGAATACAGGAGGTAGAGCCGGTCATGTAAAAAGTGATGACGGTGCCGTAGATTTAGATATTAAAATGCCTGGCGTAAACGGAAAAACAGATGGTAAATCTACCAACCCGGAACAACTTTTTGCAGCGGCATATTCAACCTGTTTTGCAGGAGCGCTTCAAGCAGTTTCAAAAGACCTTGGGGTGGATGATTTAGGTGATTTTAGCGTAACGGCTATTATCGGTTTTAATAAAGATGAAGATGGCTTTTTTATAGATGCGACATTAGATTGTCTTCTGCCTACCGTAGATAAGAAAAAAGGAGAAGAGCTTATTAATGCTGCTCATGAAATATGTCCTTACAGTAAAGCTACAAGAGATAATATTACTGTAGAACTTAATTTAATGGTAGAGGCATAG